In Clupea harengus chromosome 13, Ch_v2.0.2, whole genome shotgun sequence, one DNA window encodes the following:
- the sgms1a gene encoding phosphatidylcholine:ceramide cholinephosphotransferase 1 has product MKEVGQWSEEDVIDWLTEEGMQEYSEAFRQLDGPSLLRLSEQDFRGPPLSLVSGDNGRQLLDRLETLRIAHHMEAHKDGHHHHHQHHGKSHHANGHALGNGTAKQHHNGMPKNGFHSDQVHIKIPLPQPAPERFPAEWSKTGTAFLYAVCCFLTTSVVISVVHERVPPKEISPPLPDKFFDFFDRVEWAFSICEVNGMLLVFLWLMQWMLLKHRSIVGRRFFFIVGTLYLYRCVTMYITTLPVPGMHFRCAPKLSGRWEAQIHRIMKMIAGGGLTITGSHSMCGDYLYSGHTVMLTLTYLFIKEYSPKRFWVYHWVCWTLSVVGVFCILLAHDHYTVDVLVAYFITTRLFWWYHTLANQPVLKESSQGNLFSRVWWYRLFQHFEHNVQGTVPRSYQLPLPGRILPWINTVKYSRLETL; this is encoded by the exons ATGAAGGAGGTGGGCCAGTGGTCGGAGGAGGATGTGATTGATTGGCTGACGGAGGAGGGCATGCAGGAGTACTCGGAGGCCTTCCGGCAGCTGGACGGTCCGAGCCTCTTGCGCCTCTCTGAGCAGGACTTCCGCGGCCCGCCTCTCTCGCTGGTCTCCGGGGACAACGGCCGGCAGCTGCTGGACCGCCTGGAGACGCTCCGCATCGCCCACCACATGGAGGCGCACAAGGAcggccatcatcatcaccaccaacaccacggCAAGAGTCACCACGCCAACGGGCATGCCCTTGGCAACGGCACGGCCAAGCAGCACCACAACGGCATGCCAAAGAACGGTTTCCATTCGGACCAGGTGCACATCAAGATCCCGCTGCCGCAGCCGGCGCCCGAGCGCTTCCCGGCCGAGTGGAGCAAGACCGGCACGGCCTTCCTGTACGCCGTCTGCTGCTTCCTCACCACCAGTGTGGTCATCTCGGTGGTGCACGAACGCGTCCCGCCCAAGGAGATCTCACCGCCGCTGCCCGACAAGTTCTTCGACTTTTTTGATCGTGTGGAGTGGGCCTTCTCCATCTGCGAGGTCAACGGCATGCTGCTAGTGTTCCTCTGGCTCATGCAGTGGATGCTGCTCAaacacag GTCCATTGTGGGCCGTCGGTTCTTCTTCATCGTGGGCACACTCTACCTGTACAGGTGTGTCACGATGTACATCACCACCCTGCCGGTGCCTGGCATGCACTTTAGATGCGCGCCCAAG ctctCTGGCAGGTGGGAGGCTCAGATCCACAGGATAATGAAGATGATTGCTGGCGGCGGGTTGACAATCACAGGATCCCACTCTATGTGTGGAGACTACCTGTACAGCGGCCACACCGTGATGCTCACACTAACTTATCTCTTCATTAAAGAGT ACTCTCCAAAGAGGTTCTGGGTGTATCACTGGGTCTGCTGGACCCTGAGTGTGGTGGGGGTCTTTTGCATCTTACTGGCCCATGACCACTACACTGTAGACGTGCTGGTGGCGTACTTCATCACCACACGCCTCTTCTGGTGGTATCACACGCTAGCCAATCAGCCG gtTCTGAAAGAGAGCTCCCAAGGAAACCTCTTCTCCCGGGTCTGGTGGTACCGTCTGTTCCAGCACTTTGAGCACAACGTCCAGGGCACGGTCCCGAGGAGCTATCAGCTGCCGCTGCCAGGGCGCATATTACCGTGGATAAATACGGTGAAATACAGCAGACTGGAGACGCTGTGA